A single Anabas testudineus chromosome 10, fAnaTes1.2, whole genome shotgun sequence DNA region contains:
- the gpr101 gene encoding probable G-protein coupled receptor 101 — MSSFRAPSMGTNDTDVPWEPGFTGSNPERVWSSVANSVVKMVLISLIVCVSLFGNVVVLLVFQRKPQLLHVANRFVLNLLLADLLQTILVMPFAIAATVPGVWPLDARLCQALVVLMHLFAFAGVNTIIIVSVDRYLAIIHPLSYPTRMTPHLGTNLIICTWVFSFLQSTPPLYGWGAIDFDHHHNVCSVVWSSSLSYSAVVSTFSFWLPVLIMLACYWMVFRAARRQNALVHPIQTQSYSQPCPQDFQGPSSPQQQIQAQQGSSPEDPNSARGYPVRVRHRRFHYHCKAARVVFVIMASYILSMGPYSILNTISMSARAAIPPWLSSLALVLFFLQCCLHPYIYGYMHRSVRKEFLALLCGLFCKQGRPRQSSAVESCFTTTEGRSGAHPHLPSLAARVLPLRTWAECTTSSSPTFERKSRDSRKETTSTSISSERELMFHSKQST; from the coding sequence ATGTCAAGCTTTCGGGCGCCCAGCATGGGCACAAATGACACCGATGTTCCCTGGGAGCCCGGCTTTACTGGTTCCAATCCGGAACGGGTCTGGTCCTCGGTTGCCAACAGTGTGGTGAAGATGGTGCTCATCtctctcattgtgtgtgtgtcccttttTGGGAATGTGGTGGTTCTGCTGGTGTTCCAGAGGAAGCCTCAGCTCCTTCATGTGGCGAATCGGTTTGTGCTCAACCTCCTCTTGGCTGATCTGCTCCAGACCATATTAGTTATGCCTTTTGCCATTGCAGCTACCGTGCCAGGTGTATGGCCCCTGGATGCCAGACTCTGTCAGGCCCTGGTGGTGCTCATGCACCTTTTTGCATTTGCTGGTGTCAACACCATTATAATTGTCTCTGTGGATCGCTACCTGGCAATCATCCACCCTCTGTCCTATCCCACCCGCATGACCCCTCACCTGGGCACCAATCTGATCATCTGCACCTGGGTGTTCAGCTTCCTGCAAAGCACGCCTCCACTGTATGGCTGGGGAGCCATTGACTTTGACCATCACCACAACGTGTGCTCAGTGGTGTGGTCCTCCAGCCTGTCCTACTCTGCTGTAGTGTCCACCTTTTCGTTCTGGCTACCTGTGCTCATCATGCTCGCATGTTACTGGATGGTGTTCAGAGCAGCTCGGAGGCAGAACGCTCTTGTACACCCCATACAGACACAATCTTACTCCCAGCCCTGCCCGCAGGACTTCCAGGGACCTAGCAGTCCTCAGCAGCAGATCCAGGCCCAGCAGGGAAGCTCACCTGAAGACCCCAACTCAGCCAGAGGATACCCTGTTCGAGTTAGGCACAGGCGCTTCCACTACCACTGCAAGGCAGCTCGTGTGGTTTTTGTCATCATGGCCTCATATATTCTCAGCATGGGGCCTTACAGCATACTGAATACTATATCTATGAGTGCCAGAGCAGCCATACCCCCCTGGCTGTCCTCCCTTGCCcttgtcctcttttttttacagtgctgCCTACACCCCTACATTTATGGTTACATGCACCGTAGTGTTAGGAAGGAGTTTCTAGCTCTGCTCTGTGGGTTGTTCTGCAAACAAGGTCGTCCCAGACAGAGCTCTGCCGTAGAGAGCTGCTTCACTACGACAGAGGGGCGCTCTGGGGCTCACCCTCACCTGCCCAGCCTGGCTGCTCGAGTCCTCCCCCTGCGGACTTGGGCAGAATGCACAACGTCATCCTCTCCCACTTTTGAGAGGAAGTCAAGGGACAGCCGTAAAGAAACCACCTCTACCAGCATCAGCTCTGAGAGGGAGCTCATGTTCCACAGCAAACAAAGCACATAA